The sequence below is a genomic window from Babesia bigemina genome assembly Bbig001, chromosome : II.
GAATTGTGTGTTGCGCTGTTCCAACAGCGCCTATAACCTATCGCTGACTGTGGATCGCCTGGAGTCGCTTCGCAGGGAGTATGTGGCCTGCAGTTCGTGTAACATGGTCTTGCACTGCCGTGTGACCAGGGAAGAAGCGGCCTCCGAATCGGCAGAAGGAGCGGAGGGCCAAGGTGACGCCCGGGATGTGGCAGAGAAGGCGCGCAGGAAGGAGCTCCGCAGCTTCCTGCACCCGGACACCCATCCCGATGGCTCGGTGCATGACATCTTCGTGTACCCGACGAACAATATCATCCGGCGGTTCCGGGAACGCCGTACGTTGACCACGTTGGTTCGCTCGGACGCGAACATTTCGGAAATGGACAGCACGAACTCCTTGTCGGACTACATCGTGTACATGGTAAGGGGTCGCATAGAGGAGCAGCCCTTCTTCGGGAGCGTTTTGGAAACTCTTTACGAGGTGGCGTCCTTCCTGCGCTACAACTTGTACCCTCTGTTGCGGATCTTCAAGATTTCCATCCTGATCACCGTTGTGCAGTGGCTGCTGTTCATAATTCGGCTGGTGTACTGTCGCCGCTACCCGGAGGGCATATACGGTACGTCTGGATTCCACGGAAATGGATGCGTGTGGTGTGCTTGTGATGCCAATTGTTTGCTACGTGGCTTTTGCCGTGTCTATTAACGTGTTGTACGTATCCCTGTTGCGTATGCCAGGCAGCTGACGCCGTTACGGCCTTCGCGGCCGCTTTCGGCTCCGGGAGCTTACCCGGCAGCGGCACTTGTGATCCCGTGGCTGTACGTTAGATGGTGGAAGCTTCCACAAATACACGCAATCGATGCTACCGGCAGTGTCTAATATTTGTTCAGACGAGGGCGCGGAGCTGTTCGGCGCCTTCAGCGGATCCCTGCTGAAGAAGGACCTGGCTGTGCATCGCCTGCTCAGCTCTACGTTCCTGCACAATTCCGGCGGCCATCTGATCATCAGCACGATCATGCACTTCCGCTTCAGTTCCGTGTTCGAGAGCATCCACGGCGCGACAACGACTCTCTCCGTCTACTTCCTGTCGTCGGCGTACGGCATGCTCAGCACGTGCTGGTCCAACCTGGACATCCTACAGGCTAACGGATTCGCGGGTGACTGGGGAATGGCCGGTGCCCTACTGAGTCGCTACTGTGTGTTTCCGTATCTGCTGGATCGCGAACACCAGCACATCATTAACGTGTTCGTGAGTCTGATCTGCCTACTGTTCGCGAAAACGATCGGAGCCTCTAGCCGGATACTGGTTGTGACCCATCTTCTGTCCGCCTTGGCGGGTTTCTGCCTGGGGACAATGATAAACGGTCGACTCCGCATTGGCCGTTGCTGCGGACTCTCCAGTCTACTGGTGGATTTTTTTTGCTCGTTCACGCTTCTTTTGTTGCCGATCGGGTCGACCTTCGCCCTGTTTCTGATCCCGACCGAGTGAGGGTGTGTCAGGTTGAGCGTCCTCCTTGTTGGGTTATGGGTGTTGTTCGCAGGCAGTCGGCACACGTTGATCTTGTGTAAAAGGACGCGCGCAAAATGACTGTTTAATATGTGTATAAATTAGATCTTACAAACGCTGTGACCTTTGCGTAGATCGGCGTCTGCTTCGGCTGAGGGTGGTGTTGTAGGACAATTGTCAGGCCATGGAAACTGGCCCGGTGTGCGCGGTATCCGGTGCCCCCAATGTGGGCGGCACGTCTGGGAAGGACAAAAGCATCCCTGCGATCGATCTCATaaacgccgccgtcgctACCGACTGGAAGCGACTCGAGCGTGTCGCGGCTCCGACCGGCCGCTCCGCCAAAAAGGCTCGCAACGTTATGGCAGACATGGCTTCCGTTTTTTCCTCCAACCTCTGGGCCTACATTCAGCCCAACACTGATGTCCCCGCAAACTGCGCGTCGGGTCCGGGGTCAAGGACTGCGGGGGATCAGGGTTCGTCCCCAGCGTCAAACACCAGGTCACGTGAGCGGTCTTGCAAGGCTTCAAGGGCTTCCGGCAACGCTTCCAACCACATGGCTATGAAaaacgctgctggagcaccgGTGGGTATGGGTCTTGACCGTCTGTTTGGGAAATCTAACTCGAAAAGTCACCTGTTCAACTTCGGCGATGCGACTTCTAGTCTTGGGTTGAAATCTTCGCTTGACGGCGCCTTGCTATCGGAGGATCGTTCAGGTGTGGATTCGCAGTATACGACGACCACGCTTGAAGATTTTGAGCGTTTGTCTCCTTGCTACGCGGAATCTGTGGGGACTGATTTCCCAAGTGACGTGGAGGACCTGAAGCCCACCATGGCAGACTCAGCGCCTCCGAACTCTTTGCATAGCCCGATGAATGCTTTACGGCAAAAGTGTGAGCAATTCTTTGAGCACCACGGTCTGGTGGTGAAGGTTCGCAAATTACCTGCCGAGGGCAGTGTTAGGCGCCGCGTCAACGGAAATGCCGACTGCAATGCCAAGGAGGAATTGTGCTACCCCGCCTACCACTTTATATCTCGCCAGCGAGCGCACATGGTAGAGCAGCTGATGCGTTCACGCTCTTTTTTGAACACCCGCTATAACAACAGCAGCGAGATGCGCAATGCCTTGTCCCCCTTCCCGCTGATTGAGCTGCGCGATGGTACTGTAAAGCATCTTGAGAGTCTGCGCGACGACCTGTGCGACCCGGAGTTCACTGGTATCTTCGTTTCGGTCAGCACCAAGGCGTTTGTCAGCGAGAGCGAATTCGGTCGTGTGCGCCGCACCAAGACGGTGGCATGGGCTTTGATTGAGCTCCTGACCAGCAACGAGCGCTGCCTGCGTAGTTTGTGGGTTCATTCCGCCATCTCGGCACCGGCCACGACGGCCCTGCTGAGCGCTCTGCTGCCGTACTCGATGGTTGCAAGCATGGTGGCGTCACCGGGCGCGATTGACGAACGCTACCCAGTGAAAACGTTCTGCGCGTGGTTAAGCGACTTTGACGCGTTCCCGCGTCAAGCGATGGTCCTCTTGACGAGCCCTGAGCGTTTCGGTCTCATCAAGCACCACGATGCCCCAGATGCTGCGCGGGATGCCGCCGGTGGCTCTAGAGGCAACGCGCACCACTTCGCTTCGAATCTAAGCCACATAGACGCGGGCGTGTCAGGGGACCAGTGCTATTGTTATCATGGGGCAAACTGGAACGACGTCAACCACGTCATCGTGTCTTGTACGGAGCAGCTCATGTACAGCGCGTTACCGCAGTGGGTCAAGCTTGTCCCCGAGCGCACCCTGCCCGACCTGTTGGACGACCTCGAGCGGATAGTGCTACCGGACGCCGTGTCTTACAACCAGTCCAAGGATAAGGAATCCCCCGCTGCCATCCGCGACGCCGAGTATGCCGGCCTCTCTCCCCTACAGATCAGGGTATGTCATATGTGCTATGATTTATGCGTGTTTCCCATACATGTATAACGTTATTTGTCGTTCCCGGTTTATGCGTTCGAATCGCACCAGTGGCTCGTCGGAGGGTACCGTGCAGTGACGGTACCTCCTTCTCGCCTCAGCTGCCGGCACGTGGACTGTCAGTCAGGTTGCGTGTCGTTTCAAGTTCGTTCCATCACGTGTTCCACATGAACAGTGTTTTTGATTTCGTTTCCTTTTTTAACGCAAACTAATTGTTTTCAGGACGTGCTGATGTACTTGTACGGCAACCGCTGGAAGAGTCGAGTGAAGCCGGGCGCGCTTAAGCCCATCAAGGAGCAGCACTTCTTGCCGAAGCCGTGCTTCCAGCAGCCCATCCCAATGTTGGATGAACGGGAGGAACGCCGCAAGCGTCGCGCGCAGCTTGTGAGTCAAGCCTAGGAGTGCTCCTACTATCCTGAGCCCGTCTAGCGTCCGGTGGAGCCGAATCCTCGTTCGCCGCGTTTTGTCTCGTCGAGTTCGGTGGCAATCTGCGCAATGATGAGGCTGGATAGGATTGTATACGGTGGATGACGCCAACACAGTGCGAAAAAGCATAAATAAAAAAAAAGAAAAATTCTTAAAGCGAAGAAAAAAAAATAAAAAAGGCTATCACGGATAAACACGATCCTGGCGGCTATCGGATGCTTCTGATTTCAAAACAAGCCACATCGGGatatcactcaagcaaagGTGCCTCCCGACGCGGCGAAATCCACTCATTATCACCCGCGGCAGCGCACGCCTAAAATAGGACATAGATACGCGCTTGAATACCGCAAAAGAGTTCAAGACGGCCCCCAAAGCTCCAAAACTGACTTAACATTGTCGCCCGGCCGCTCTGCCGAGCTCGTCAACTCCGCTGTACCGTAAGTCTCAACACACAACTGAGAAGAAGAATCCCAACTCCTTCAACGATCCAAAGGCAATCAGAAGGTATCTTTGCAGCGCCGCGTCAAATATCGCGAAATTTTGTAAAAAAACAAAAAAATGTATCGTACAACGGACTACAGAATACCGCACTGTTGACCCAAACCGCGTTAATATAGCGTATGGTGGTGTCAATTCGAATGCATACATGTACACGTTCTCCGTTGCATACGCCATTAGCATGTAACTCTAAATGCAGTCACCGAGGCGGCAGTGCCGCAATCCTCTGCGCAGACAACAGGTCGCGCTGTACGCATCCGCCTCTACATACGGGGCTAGCACACGCATAACGGACTCCCGACTAATATGCTAGCACACGCACAACGGACACATACATCGTAATATGCTACCACGATGTAACAACTTCATATGGTGGTCGGCCAAGCGCCTCCATAGCGGCGTTCCACAAAATTGGGGCCCATGCATCACGTAGCGCATTCAGCAGGGACATGCAGTCCACCTACCTCGTAGGATATCTCCTCGCCGTCGTAGGACACGGCCTGCACCAGACGGTCGCCCTTCTGGATGGTGTACGGCTCGTCGCGGATGTTGTCGAGCGCCAGGACAATCTCCCCGCGATATGCAGCGTCGATGACGCCGACTGCGATGCTGTGCAATCCGCCGATACTGTGCACCCACCTGAATTCGCCAGCCTCAGCGGCGTcttggcgatgctgctgcGCGGCATCAGCAGCCAGCCGACGCTCTTCATGCTGTTGGCGTCGCGGTCTTCCGGGCTGTTCTTCCGGTAGGCGGCGATCTTGATCTTGAGGCCGACGGAATGCGTAGTGTGCGGGGCCACGGTCACGGTCTCCGGGCAGAAGAGGTCGAGCCCGCAGTCGCCCGGGTAGAAGGTTTTGTGGTCGGCGTACATGGCGCTGACGTCGGCTCCCATCGGGAGCAGCTTGATGTGCATCATCCTGCGTAGTTGCAATTTAAAAGAGCTTCTTAGAGGTGTGGTAGTAACGCTGCCTATCAACATGTGCGCACGCTACGGCGCGTATCGAGCTGGTGTGTCGTTGTGAGGCATCGCCGACCTCATGTCGACTACGTGACTTCAAAACAGACCCGGACACTGCATGCCCTGTCTACGAAAACGGTTTAGAATTCTAATCACCCGGTGTGTTGTGAATTATGTGACGGCTGCTGTCTTAGGTGGCAGGTGTGGCTGTTGTTACCCTTTTACGCCGGTTTGCGGTGTGCGAGTCAACGACGTCAATGTCGCTACCTGTCCATTCGAGTTTGCGCGCACCAATACGCTCCATAGACGTGATTAGACATATATGTGACGATCGCTGAAGGGATCTTCTGCATCAGACGTCGTCCTTCCGCTGATGCGCGTTGCCTTCTGGGGACGCACTAGACACCGCTGCTCAGGCTGCCGCGGCACCTCGACCACATAGCGCTTACCTGTAGCTCCACTACAGCATATCGTGTTAGATTTTACTATCACGGTAGTTTCTGACGCACCTAGGCCACGGAATCGCGGCAGAGCGCATCGGCACGTCGCGCCAGAATGGATCGATCCCAGGTACCGTCGCAAAGTTGGACCGGCAATGCGCTCAGGTTGGCCCACCGCTCAACCCGAAGCCCTTCCTCTCCAAGCTGGCGGGGCAGAGCGTCATGGTGAAGCTGAAATGGGGGATGGAATACAAGGGTTGGTGGCAGTGACGGCGTTTTCATCCGCGTCAGGCATCCTCAAGTCGTTCGACAGCTACATGAACATCGAGCTCGACGGCGCCGAGGAATGGGAGAACGGCGTGCTGAAGGGGAAGTTGGGCGGCAACATCCTGATCCGGTAGGTTATCGCGTGCGCCCGTTGACCTTGCGCAGCTGCAACAACATGCTCTACATCAGAGCTGCCGACCCTACGAGCGCTTAAACGTTGTTTGCCGGTGTCGATAGAAGGTGGCCGGTCGCAGATCACTGCAACTCCTGGCCTTGGCGATTCGGTGAGGGACTGAGCCAACCACGCGGAATTTTTATCTGCACGGTTCTCGCCAATTAAATCGACATATGAAGACGCATCAAGGGCAACGCAAACGCACGAGCACCTTGCAACATCTGCGATCGCACAAAAAAGTCTCAGTCGCCACCGCGGCATCCGCAGAACGGTGCCCTcctaacttgtgccttaaTGTTAGAAAAGTAAAGTATCACGGATGGAGTTGTAATGGGACTGTAACACAGTAGTGCTGTTACTTCGTGGCTTTGTTTTGGAATCTGGGTTCCGTATTCACGCGAATGGTCTGCTACTCATACCGCGATGCGGAAATCAGGAAATCGGTACGGTGCCAATTTTCCACGACGGCCACAAAATGGAGACATTTTAGGTGTTTTAACGCTGTCTGTTGCGTGCTACAAAGAGGAGGTCTCGTTAGTGTCAGAATTTGACCTCGTTCAACATGTGGACGTGCGACTTGGCCACCTCGGGGAATACGAACCTGAATGCGATGTTTTGCCACCCGTTCTTCCCCCATGGCATGCTGAGGCTGAGGTTGATGTAGAGTCGGTTGTCCTTGCTCCAGAACAGCCCCGCCTTCAGTCCGTCGGTGATGGTCTTCTCGACCAGGACCTCGACCTTCCTGCGCGGGGTCAACGCCGGGGTGGCATGAACCTACTTTTCCATCGGGTAGAATATGGGGGTGATGGAGTCCTTGCCGCGCTGAATGCCGAGGCCGAAGTTCGACTTCGGACTCAGGCCCGGGTGGAACACCAGCTCGACCTTGGGGGTGATGTGGACGTACTTGCCCTGCAGGATGTACATGTCCTCCATCCGTTTCAGAAGCTCCACGGAGGTCTCGTGCGAGCGGTTGTTGTGGGCGGCGTGCAGCACCAGGTCCGCGTGCTGATACGCAAAGTCCAAGCGCCGCAGCGTGTCGGCGAAGTCCAGGACGCCCTGACTGACCGTCTTTCCGCGGGCGGTCACTGCGTACTGGCACACCTTCGGCATGTCCACGCAGACGCTGCCCATCAAAGTGTTCGCTCCGTCAAGTACCAGCTGCAACGCATGTTTTTGCGGCACCTTCCACCTACGGTCCCCTCGAGCTTGAACTCGTCGACGAGCTGGTCCAGCTTGGCGTCTTCTATCCTCGCGAGCGGCTCATGGCGCTGCACGTTGATGGGCACGAGCTGGGTGCCGCAGCGGCTGTGCGGGTCAACGTCGGGGCTGCGCAGGGAGCAGGTCACGTCGAGGTCGCCGAGGCGGAACGACTTCGAAACGCTCAGCTTCCTGCCGAGGTTGTTGTTCAGCGCATTTGCAGCCTCCATGAACTTGCAATTGTTTGTCACGCCCGGCGAGGTGATGGCCTTGCACACTGTCTTCGGCGACACGTGTACCGCCTGCGAGCGATTAGGATGCGGCGCGCAACTATCCTCCTACCGAAACCGTCGACAAAGCCATCGCCACCAATGGCGCTAGCACGTACGGAGTGACCATTTTCGGCGCCTTTGAAGGCTATTCAGGTTTAGAAGGCGGTGCCCTTTGGGTGGTCCGCCGTGCCGGGTTGGATTCCTGCGATCTTAGCGTATTCCGGGTgctcaactgcagctgctgaacaTGTGCAATTGTCTTGTATCCTCTAGAGTCTTTGGTATGGCGGGAAGCTTCCGCAAACAGGCTGTTACAGGCAGGCGCCACAGGATTCCACTGCGCTGCTTGATTAGACAGGGTGCATCCGTATACAGCGTTTATGTCGAATTAGTTAACGCCACATCTACACAGTTCAGCCTGGCCGCCACAACGGTCCCGCGCTCGCCTGTGTTATGGTGCTTGCGGCACCCAGTCGGCGCGTGAGTATTCGACCCGGTTCCGGGCACACATCTGGTATGTGTAGCGCCATACGCCCTTTGTGCCATCGCCCGTACGTAATGCGCATACAATAACGTGCTTAGTGCTGTATATGCCTAGGTTGATTCTTCCGGCGCCGGCCGCAGGAGCGACATCCACGTCGACGGCAGCGGGGCGTCGTGCGCCAGGCTCCCGGagtcctccagctccagGCACCTGGACACCATCGGCTTGACCTGCTCCAGGACCTCTTTGAGCTCCTCGTCCCAAAGCTGGCTCGGGGACACCTGCTCGATGTCCTCATCGGCCAGCCTGAGCTCGGCCTTGAACTCGCTGAACCTTTCGTCGTCCTTGCCGGAGACGATGACGTACGAGGTGCCGCTGTCgttggcgctgcgcagattGCCGCTCTCGCACACGCTCTGCCACCTACCGTGCGGTTCGCCCGATGCGGTGGACGTACGTCGTGACCGACTTGGGGAAGTCGTAGTTGATGATGTTGCGCGTGTTGGCGAAGTTCATGCCGCGCGAGCCCACGTCGGAGCACACGAGGCACATCGTGTCGTTGCCCTGGAAGCGCTGCAGCACGCTTTCACGCTGCTTCTGCGACTGCCTGGCGCTCAGTTCCAGAATCTTGAGGTTCGACTGCCTGCGCAGGTGTTGGTGGCGCCGCCACAGTGGACTGACGTGTACAGCGAGAAAACCTCGAGCGTGCGCGCGGTGGCGTGAGCCGTATCCTTAAACGAGCAGAACACGATGGTCTTCTCCCCGGGCACCGCGCTGCTGAGCAGGCGGCACACCAGGGCGACCAGCACCAGCTCCTTCTTGCTCCTCGTGGTCTTCACGAACTTCTGCGTGAGGTTCGCGGGCAGGCTGTACAGCGTCTCGGCGCCCTTCAGCAGGAGCGGCctgtgcagctgcagcaggtcgaTCTCCGCGGACTTGCTGGGGATGGTGGCCGAGACAACTGCGGGGGGTCAGCGGGCGGCGGGAGTAAACGTACGAATTTTTTGCGGCCGGTGCCGCGCAAACACGTTATCCGAAGCACTCCGGTCCTGCACTTGGCACTGCTTCGATATGGCCACGACGGCCGCAGTCCAGTTGTAGAAGCTCTGCGAcagcagcaggtccacCTCGTCGATGATGATCCACTTCAGCGTCGTGAAGTCCAGCGTCTTGTCGTAGGCCGTTTCCCGGTGCATGTAGTGCTCCACGAACCGCCCGGGCGTGAACACGACGATCTGCGGCCGCTTGTCCAGCAGGTAGGTGTGGTCCTCGATGAACGACGTGTTCCCGTGGCAGGAGTGCACCCTCAGCAGCTCCCCGCCCCTCAGGTCGTACGTCGCAGGGTCGTCGTCGACGAACCACGCGCATATGTCGTGGATCTGTTTCACCAGCTCCCTGGTGGGAGCCAGCACCATCGCGGCGAATCCCACTCCTGCGTGCTGTGCGGCGCTAGACCGGGTGCGAACTCACTATTGGTCTGTACTATGCTATTAACGATCGGCAGCAGGTAGCACAGCGTTTTGCCCTGCCCAGTGGGCGCGGTGATCACGAGGTCGGACGCCGCGGCGGAGAGGCCATCGAGCGCATCACCGCGCAAGAGCATGGGGATGACTTTCTCCTGCACTGAGGCGATGTGGTCGCGCGATTCGGCACCCACCTGCGAACAGCTGCGTGATGTTGTGCGCCTCTAGCAGGCGTACTAGGTGTGGGTGGACCTTCCactgctccagcagctccctGGCGGGGCGCCCGGAGGCCTGCGGCCCGAGGGTCCTGATGCGATTTACCCATAGCGGCGCCGATTCGGCCTCGCCGACGCGGGCTAGTTGCGATGCCATGGCCGTGCGCAGGCCACGCTGCCTGTGCCGCTACCGTCACCGACTCGCTGCCCGGCGTCTACGTCAGCCGCGGGCGACGCGGCACGCCGTCACCTGTAGACATACACCTCGGCGCCTCCACGGGCGATTCTGGACGTACTCGGGTGTCTGTAGCGGCACGTAAAACCATCTTCGCCCAGCCGCTGCTACGGAAGTGGGACGGCGGCTGCACTCCCCGGTGGGCGGCGCCGCGGGCGCCCGCCGCGCTGCGCCGCCCACACCTCCGACAACACGCCGCGCCGTTGTGGTGAAAATTGCTCCGCGGCAATACCAGTGCAAAACCGCAACTGAGGCAGCTGCTTTCGATTTTTTTTCGCCGACACTGGGCGCGTCGTTACGTGTAGGTCAGTAGTTGCCGCCACGTGCCCGCGAAAGCTGCAGCCCGCGCATTCCTCAGCGTCCGAGCGTTGCGCGCTTACATTTCAAGACGCGCGTCGTCGGCACCGTCCCCGCGTGGTCATCAGCGTCACCATCGGTTGATGTGTGCTGCCTAGACGTGGTCGCTCGCCTACAGGATGCTGAGTCGAGAGGTGCCGCTCCTGCGTCGGAATTGGTAGGTTCGGTGTCACTGAATTTTAGACTCTGCGGCGGACGGGGTTGCGTGCCCGGTGACCGCCTCTATTATCGCCTCGGATTAGCATCGTCGTAAGATGCGCACTTGCCCCGCAAACTGCCAGCGTACTTGACGGCTAGAATGAATCCCCAGGGCTCCAGAGTTGACGGGCCGCCTCCGATGGGCGCGGCCGACGCCAAATCGCCCGGGGCGTCCGATAACCCGCAGCCCCCGCAAGTGATTCGCAAGATCCCGACCTCGGAGGTGATGTCCGTGCGAGTGGCCATGCAGGACGTGCCCACCGCGGCGGTGGGTGGCGTCGGGAAGCACCCCGGCCACCACCAGCACCACGTGCGCAAGCCTGCAGCGCCGCCTCCACCGCCGGCCAAGGACCAGAACACCGTAGCCCCGCCCAGCGGCGAGCCCGTGAAGGCGAACCCGCCGGAGATGGTGACCAGGCGGAGGACGTCCAGCGATGTCAGCATGGCCTCGCGTCTGCGGTCGGGCTCCGAAAGCTACTACATCGACCGCGAGCTCGAGAAGGTGGTCTTCCCGTACGGGGCGCATACGCCCAAGAAGACGGACTACGCCAAGCTGCCGCGCCCCGTGAGCAACATCGCCGAGGTGAATGACGAGATCGGCGTCGACCAGATCTCGCCCATGAAGTCCTTCCTGGGGCAGCAGGCGGCGGACGTCAGCGTGTGCTCGGAGCGCTTCCTGAGCACGACGCTCCGGGAGATTCCGCTCTTCGGCGAGACGCTGGGCCGCATCAAGATCCCGCTGGCCGCCGTCGTGCAGCCGTTCGCCGAGGAGGTCGACGGCAAGGTGCCGCTGGTGGACCTGGTGTCCGCCATCGGCGAGGAGAGCCTGTCGAAGCAGAACCTGATCCGCTGCCCGCGCTGCCAGGCGTACTTCAACCCCGCCATGGAGGACGACTACAGGCTGAACTACCGCCTGTGCAACTTCTGCTACAACGGGTTCATGCTCAGCGAGGCGGAGTCCAACGCTTTGACCGCGCTGAAGGGCAGAGACCTCGACAACGCCCGCGTCGCGCCGATCATGCACGGCAGCGTCGACTTCGTGGCGCCGCTGCGCTACTACGTGCGCGACCTCGGGGAGGATGTGACCATAGCCAAGCAGCTGACGTCCCTGCTGTCGCGCGCCAGCGAGCTCACCTCGATGATCCCGTTGCTGAACAACCCCATGTCCCCCAAGAAAGACGTCGTGTACTCGACCTACGACGTCAAGGACCTGAGTCAGCAGTTCGAGGGGATGGGCCCCACGGGCCACCCGCACCACGAGCACCTGGGCGGAGCGGCAGACGAGCCCTCCTCcgaggccgcggcgggggCTCCCGCCGTCTCGGTGCTGCAAACCCCCGCCAGCGTGCCGTCGGCCCCCCAGTGGAAGAAGGATATCGTGCGCAAGCCCGCCTACGTGATTGTCGTGgatgccacggccaactcgGCCAAGATGGGCCTGCGCAACGCCGTGCTGCAAAGCATGCGATCGGTGTTCGAGGAGTGCGCCGCCAGCCGCACCCCCGTCAAATTCTGCGTCATCACGTTCGACTCCGTCGTGCATTTGTATTCGCGGCGCCGTGGCTTCTTCCAGGTGAACGTCGTTTACGAGGTGTGGGACCACTTTTCGCCCAGCTGCGCGGACGAGCTCTTTATCGAGTTCGATGGCACCAACCTGGAGGACGTCAATAGTTATTTGGACGGCATCTCACGCCTCGAAGTGCCAGCGAACGCCTCGTCGTCGTGCGGTAATTTTGCGCTATCAGTGGGTGTGTCCCTGTTGGCCGAAGCCAACACGCCGGGAACGGTCTGCATCTTCTACTCGCAGCCGCCGGAGATGGGACTGGGCTACTGCCACAACCCCACGGTCTCCTCCGATTTCAGCATGGAGGAGTCGCTCAAGATGTTCTACGACGGGATCATACAGCAGTGCTACGAAAGCGGCATCGCGGTGGACGTGTACCTCTGCGCGTCCTTCGAACGCATGCCGGGAGACGTGTGCCTGCAGTACGTGAGCCAGCAGACGGCCGGCATCGGCTGCAGCTTCCCGGCGTTCGAGGCGGTGTCCGACGCCCCGAAGATTGTCAAGAACCTGGTGCGGCTCTTCAGCCTCCCGCATGCGTACAACTGCGAGTTGAagctgcgctgcagcaaGCCCATCGAGGTGGAGGAGAGTTACTGCCCGTTCCACAACACCAGGGCGTTCATCGACAAGGCGACCCTGCGAGTGCCGAGGCTCTCCCCCGACACCGCCATATGCTTCGCGCTCGGCATGGACGACCTCATCCGCGATCGGGAAAGGCTCTTCGTGCAGTTCGCGTGCATGTACAATTCCAGCGTGGACGGGCGCAAGCTTGTGAGGGTGCACACGCAGTCCATGAAGGCCTCCACGCGCGTG
It includes:
- a CDS encoding membrane protein, putative, with amino-acid sequence MALSTVSAVHVSPKTVCKAITSPGVTNNCKFMEAANALNNNLGRKLSVSKSFRLGDLDVTCSLRSPDVDPHSRCGTQLVPINVQRHEPLARIEDAKLDQLVDEFKLEGTLVLDGANTLMGSVCVDMPKVCQYAVTARGKTVSQGVLDFADTLRRLDFAYQHADLVLHAAHNNRSHETSVELLKRMEDMYILQGKYVHITPKVELVFHPGLSPKSNFGLGIQRGKDSITPIFYPMEKKVEVLVEKTITDGLKAGLFWSKDNRLYINLSLSMPWGKNGWQNIAFRFVFPEVAKSHVHMLNEVKF
- a CDS encoding Protein transport protein Sec24C, with the translated sequence MNPQGSRVDGPPPMGAADAKSPGASDNPQPPQVIRKIPTSEVMSVRVAMQDVPTAAVGGVGKHPGHHQHHVRKPAAPPPPPAKDQNTVAPPSGEPVKANPPEMVTRRRTSSDVSMASRLRSGSESYYIDRELEKVVFPYGAHTPKKTDYAKLPRPVSNIAEVNDEIGVDQISPMKSFLGQQAADVSVCSERFLSTTLREIPLFGETLGRIKIPLAAVVQPFAEEVDGKVPLVDLVSAIGEESLSKQNLIRCPRCQAYFNPAMEDDYRLNYRLCNFCYNGFMLSEAESNALTALKGRDLDNARVAPIMHGSVDFVAPLRYYVRDLGEDVTIAKQLTSLLSRASELTSMIPLLNNPMSPKKDVVYSTYDVKDLSQQFEGMGPTGHPHHEHLGGAADEPSSEAAAGAPAVSVLQTPASVPSAPQWKKDIVRKPAYVIVVDATANSAKMGLRNAVLQSMRSVFEECAASRTPVKFCVITFDSVVHLYSRRRGFFQVNVVYEVWDHFSPSCADELFIEFDGTNLEDVNSYLDGISRLEVPANASSSCGNFALSVGVSLLAEANTPGTVCIFYSQPPEMGLGYCHNPTVSSDFSMEESLKMFYDGIIQQCYESGIAVDVYLCASFERMPGDVCLQYVSQQTAGIGCSFPAFEAVSDAPKIVKNLVRLFSLPHAYNCELKLRCSKPIEVEESYCPFHNTRAFIDKATLRVPRLSPDTAICFALGMDDLIRDRERLFVQFACMYNSSVDGRKLVRVHTQSMKASTRVNAIIKGARCDTLVNYYARKMAYNMIRSGTDARKSIKEEVVAMLCSYRQLCAPSTPENQLILPENLQNLPAALNALFKMYNPGELVYDYLQKMLRTLLAPTGESKYSYTRCYCLHRSVYDEYAEGVPEGGWGFACLAVPSSATEIYSDGLYLIDDGHKLVLYFGPHVRWALLQELFGKDLLLNETTANTLSISSETETGRNLLDVISRVRALHVGGQFLHLKILPYCSRYRRLLKLLMLEDEAGGEANYEDFLVTMHRQIKLLQSYRVA
- a CDS encoding deoxyuridine 5'-triphosphate nucleotidohydrolase, putative; translation: MMHIKLLPMGADVSAMYADHKTFYPGDCGLDLFCPETVTVAPHTTHSVGLKIKIAAYRKNSPEDRDANSMKSVGWLLMPRSSIAKTPLRLANSVGVIDAAYRGEIVLALDNIRDEPYTIQKGDRLVQAVSYDGEEISYEVGGLHVPAECAT
- a CDS encoding rhomboid-like peptidase, putative, with the translated sequence MLVTINVPDGEDPARGTEGVPANASRNEKIEYENVVSRHRRYTVEFERTLAICVEQFNNVLNRFNRKNCVLRCSNSAYNLSLTVDRLESLRREYVACSSCNMVLHCRVTREEAASESAEGAEGQGDARDVAEKARRKELRSFLHPDTHPDGSVHDIFVYPTNNIIRRFRERRTLTTLVRSDANISEMDSTNSLSDYIVYMVRGRIEEQPFFGSVLETLYEVASFLRYNLYPLLRIFKISILITVVQWLLFIIRLVYCRRYPEGIYDEGAELFGAFSGSLLKKDLAVHRLLSSTFLHNSGGHLIISTIMHFRFSSVFESIHGATTTLSVYFLSSAYGMLSTCWSNLDILQANGFAGDWGMAGALLSRYCVFPYLLDREHQHIINVFVSLICLLFAKTIGASSRILVVTHLLSALAGFCLGTMINGRLRIGRCCGLSSLLVDFFCSFTLLLLPIGSTFALFLIPTE
- a CDS encoding DEAD/DEAH box helicase family protein, putative, which gives rise to MASQLARVGEAESAPLWVNRIRTLGPQASGRPARELLEQWKVHPHLVRLLEAHNITQLFAVQEKVIPMLLRGDALDGLSAAASDLVITAPTGQGKTLCYLLPIVNSIVQTNRVGFAAMVLAPTRELVKQIHDICAWFVDDDPATYDLRGGELLRVHSCHGNTSFIEDHTYLLDKRPQIVVFTPGRFVEHYMHRETAYDKTLDFTTLKWIIIDEVDLLLSQSFYNWTAAVVAISKQCQVQDRSASDNVFARHRPQKILVSATIPSKSAEIDLLQLHRPLLLKGAETLYSLPANLTQKFVKTTRSKKELVLVALVCRLLSSAVPGEKTIVFCSFKDTAHATARTLEVFSLYTQSNLKILELSARQSQKQRESVLQRFQGNDTMCLVCSDVGSRGMNFANTRNIINYDFPKSVTTYVHRIGRTARANDSGTSYVIVSGKDDERFSEFKAELRLADEDIEQVSPSQLWDEELKEVLEQVKPMVSRCLELEDSGSLAHDAPLPSTWMSLLRPAPEEST
- a CDS encoding small nuclear ribonucleoprotein F, putative translates to MRSGWPTAQPEALPLQAGGAERHGEAEMGDGIQGLVAVTAYMNIELDGAEEWENGVLKGKLGGNILIRCNNMLYIRAADPTSA